A stretch of DNA from Amphiprion ocellaris isolate individual 3 ecotype Okinawa chromosome 18, ASM2253959v1, whole genome shotgun sequence:
CCCTAAATGTAAGTTTCTACGCTCATTCAACAGATATAGATACTCAGTCAATCAGCTCCACACCTGCAGAAGGCCGAGCCGAGAATCCCCTCTGGACCCGCAGTGACAACACCTTCAGATTTAACTTCCTTGCCGACAACGATCAGGAGAAAACATCCCCATCAGACAGCACAGGGACATCAACAAGCCGGATATCCTTCGCAGGGCCGGGATCAGATTTTGCCTTCAACTTTCAAATCCCGCCTGCAGAAGACATGGACACGACAGACGCTGCCGCAAACGCCTCTTCTCCAGGCAGCCAACAGTGCATCAAAGATGAAAAGCCTTCTATTTTGCAGGAGGGTAACTCTGCATCTGAACCGTCTGTGCAATCAaaatcaaagaagaagaagaaatctggaaggaaaaaaacatctgagcCACCGCAGAAGCCAGCTGAGGGGAGTCAAGGAGGTGAAGAAGCAGAGCTGGTCAGTGTGAAGTGTTTTCCTTCTTACTTCTGAATCTAAAGcattttctgggtgttttttttgttgttgcttctgttACATTTGTACTCAATGTagactaatttttcactgcaatataaagtccaggatctctatggaaacagcacaaccatgactagaagtagagagaactcaaaaaattATAGTACAATAaaccataaaaaagaaaaaaatattaatttctttgattgtttagtttacaaaaatgtaaaaaaaaaaaaaaaaaaaaaactggaatcaacatgtgcaacatttcttCCAAGTTCccacaaactggaaaaaaaaatgcggtGCTACATGCAATAGataatattttactacttgcatttttaCAGCCTGTACATATGAGGGGTTTTTCACATCAACTCTGCAAAAGAAATAGTTCACCTTGTAACAGTagcaactttttttaaactatgccattcatttattttaatgattaacTCATTTTTTCCTCAATCTTTCTTATCATGTCCTCtcttctctgtgtaaacacatcctgcagttcagctgaaaagttcctgaatttttgtcatgtgactgttggtcagtTATGACTTCTCAGTTGCGGCaaggagctcagaatttttagatttttacagaatttagtgCAAACGCttaattttgggcaaatttctAAATTAGACACACAGAATGAAGTAAAagtaagtaaaaaaaacaattttgtatctgtctgaaagttaaaaatccagtaattctttcattttttttaagtttcagGCTCAGATACATGATATAATTATGGTGATTTTTAAGCAGAAAACATACCTTTCAAACCTGACAGTGGCTTTTGGCGTTCAGAAGATTGAAGTCATCGTGATGGACTCCTGTAGATTATTTCTGTGAGCTGATTTCATGTCtgattgtgtgtttcagagtgCAGAGGAGCAGCTGAACAGGCAGCTGGACTGGTGCATCGAGCAGCTGGAACTGGGATTGAAGTGCCAGAAGGGGACACCAAAACAGAGTCAGTGTGATTTTTTTACCTCATGGTACTCATTTACACGCAACGTTAAATTGCTTTTTGGGTGAACTGATCAGAAGGCTCTAAATACAAGTGTGAATGTAAAACATGCATAGATCGGTAGAACCACAGGTGTTCCTTTAGCACTAGTTGTAAATGGGGTCTAAACCTACACAGAGCCATGTAAAGCAGGTAAATGTGAAGGAAACTGATTTGTTTTGAGGTCTGACACCTTGAATATTTCCCCCTTTAGAGGAAGAGGCCTCTCGTGCCCTGAAAACTCTGCGGAGCTCCAAAGCTCCTCTGGCCAAGAAGAGGCAGCTGATGAGAGCTATGACCGGAGACTACAGGAAGAAAATGGAAGAAGAGAAGAGCAGGCAGTTCAAACTTATTCAGAGCGGTGAGTAGATTGTAGCCGTGGGATGGTTTGATAAGTGAAATTTGGAATGTAGACAAAAGTTTATCTTTCAACTGTGAACGTGTCATAAATTGACAGATTTCTCTGTTCCCGACAGAAATTGCATCAGCTCGGGTCAAAGTTGTATCAGATTCCCCAAAGAAGTCTGTGTTCCACCGGAGAGCTGAAGTGAAAACGCAGACACCAGCAGCAGAAGACAACCTGCAGCAAACTGCAGTCCAGACTCAGGAGGAGACGTCAGCTTTTGTCTTTACTCCATCAAAGGAGGAATTTCGATTCAattttctctgattttttttttttctgtcctgaaGACAAACCTTTCACCATCAGCAGTGTGTTGGAAATAAGTGACACTTACCTGAACAGTCTGAACCGTGTGACGAAGACTCTGGTGatagaaatattacaaaaaaacataaaaatccatGAACTGCAGCTGAAGATATGCAGAGAAAACATACTGAAGTTACAAGTCTTATATTCAAAAACATTCATTCTTTCGGTTTGTAACATACttctaaataaaaacatgtttttgttttaagtgGTTTGTTTCAgcatgaaaatataaatgtataataaagtaatttttacaaaaacatgatttgATACAGTTTTGGAAAAGGTATGTACCATCACTTCATAATGTGAGTTTTAGCAATTTTTGATTTCGGTGCTTTTCTTTATTGACACAAATCAACCTCCATGTCTACTGCTATCTATATTCTGTCCACCCTCCTCTTTAAAGTGGTCAATTGATGTGACGccgtttctaaaaaaaataaacttttacttCTTCGATCAATTTGTAACATTAATCTTATTACTCTACTAAGAAGCACTTTAGCTCCAGTCCTCTAGACTGAGtcaaatgtttgtcattttctttataCAAATGAGTATATGTATATTCTGTCTCTGCTAACTTGATCCATTTAGTATACTGGTGCTGGTTATTTGTTAGGCTATCATAATAACTTCACAGAAAAAACTACCTTTAAGCCTTAAGTCTTCTTTTTTACCTTCGTTTTTGTCTTAGTATGTTCgttctttcatttcattctgATCCTACTAAACTAATGTCTACCTACCACATGTACATAAAGTGTCAATAACTCTGTTAATTGTTAGTAAAATAGTATTTCGTTATTATCAGAATCTGCAAAATTTGCATCAAAAGCCTgggtcatttttaaacatggaCTTTCACACATATCCAAAGCTGTATGTAGGTAAACCCTTATGAACCCTATGAACTTTTATTCCTTGTCACCTTTAAAAATAGCAAGAGCCCAGTATTGCAAGggttaaagaaaaacagacaaaacgtTAGATAACGTGTGCACCAAATAaatgactttttctttctttctttttttatctctgATTATATTTTAAtccttcagatttttttctctgaaaatcTGTCGAACAGGAAAGGGCGGGGTGTGTTTCAACACGAGCCTAATTGAgtgtgacacacaaaacacgAAAAGTTTCTACTGCTGAGAAGACAAACTGCCTGCTGACTGTAAGCTTTTAACTCGTTGTTTTTAATCTACATTATGAAATattagtttgtttgtgttgccGTTTGACGGTTTTAGaagtttattttagtttttgctcGTTGTGTCCTTGTATCGAGGAGAAACGTTTAAACCGTTATCTGGCTAAGCTAAACTAGCCAAAAGACTAAAGTATGGAATTAGCTTCAGCAAGTTAAATATGAAATCATCTCTagctttaacatttaaaaagcctGTATTAGTtagcagtgtttgtgtgttaattaTGAACAGAACTCTACAACATCCAGTGGCTCTTGCTGTTTAATAATCAGGTAACAGATGTTTATGTCTGTGTCCAGGTGTGAGGAGTCACCTGTGAAAATGTCCGAGTTGAGCGATGAGGCCAGTGAGTCGGAGCAGCTGGGTGCCAGCCTCTCCCTGTGGCTGGGTGACTCCCTGGTGAGACCCGAGGAGCTGGACGTCCCTCTGGACCTGCACACCGCCTGCTCCATCGGCCAGTACGACGTGGTGGCTGAGTGCATTAAAAAGTGTGTTCCTTTTCTGAAAACACTCCCAACGTTAGCAGGTGTTCCCATTTCCCCCTCAGCCCACATCTGTGATCGTGTTTGTTTACAGGCGTGAGGTGGATCTGAATGGGAAAAACATTGGAGGATGGACCCCGCTGATGTATGCAGCCTACATTGGCCATGACAACATTGCaaatctgctgctggaagcaggtgtgaatgtgaacgCTACCACTGCTAAAGGACTGACGCCCCTGATGCTGGCAGCGAGCTGTGGCAATGAAAGCATCGCATACTTTCTGCTGCAGGTACAAAACAAACCCGTTAATAATTTACAGACGTGTAGCAATCTGTTTTGTTAGTGAATGTACGCTCATGTGATGCTGGAAAATCAAACCAAGCCGCCAAACTACACAAACATTGTTTTTGAATTAAGCtgcgtttttaaaaaattaataaagtttgtttatcttctgtctgctctgtgtaaaagCCTGCAGCCCACAGTCAAACGTGGTTCTTCCGTTGTGCTGAGGAGTGCAGAAATTATAGTTtgttacagaatctggttcatgctaacagtttatttttggtgattttttatttatttattttttggaaggaaacatgtagaattaagatttttttgatgaaatatcagaatttCAGCCTTACTGATGAATGGTGTAACTTTGAAACATGTCTTTTAATGTCAGAATTTCAGTCCtatgctgtaatatttaaaatgagttaaacaacCTGAAAGTTTAGCATCAGCACCCTTCattgttcttttcttcttcgTTACCCTTAAAGCAAGGGGCCGAGTTGGAGCTGAAGGATTGTCGAGGCTGGACGGCTCTGTTCCACTGCACAAGCACAGGCCACCAGCAGATGGTCAAGTTTCTGCTGGATAACAATGCTGACGCTAACGTCAAGTGAGCgtctttttgtacatttaaatcaCAACAGTGACAGTctgtacacatttttttcatggcTTTTTTTCTCACCTACAGGGAGCCGGGGTCCGGTTTCACTCCTCTGATGGAGGCTGCTGCTTCTGGACATGAAATC
This window harbors:
- the c18h8orf33 gene encoding UPF0488 protein C8orf33 homolog, which encodes MTEQRLLFIDIDTQSISSTPAEGRAENPLWTRSDNTFRFNFLADNDQEKTSPSDSTGTSTSRISFAGPGSDFAFNFQIPPAEDMDTTDAAANASSPGSQQCIKDEKPSILQEGNSASEPSVQSKSKKKKKSGRKKTSEPPQKPAEGSQGGEEAELSAEEQLNRQLDWCIEQLELGLKCQKGTPKQKEEASRALKTLRSSKAPLAKKRQLMRAMTGDYRKKMEEEKSRQFKLIQSEIASARVKVVSDSPKKSVFHRRAEVKTQTPAAEDNLQQTAVQTQEETSAFVFTPSKEEFRFNFL